The DNA sequence ttaatttaataaatttaatattatttaaataaaagtaaatattcAGTCAACACATCGACACATTCATAAATTTATGAAAGCTCCGTTACACAATTTATTACGGTCAAAATAATATCGtttgatttatcaaatatcTACTGATTTAATAATATCTTCCACCCTCCTgaataaagaaagaaaaatactaTCACCCTCACTTCCTTTATAAGATGGCGAGAATTCAAATTTATCGGATACCAAATCGGTGTCTCGgcatatttagttttataaaaaatatttaaactgGTACGAGAATCAAAACTATTACTAATATTCTATGAAATAAAATGGTACTCGGGGCGGGCCGTCTATCGCTCATTCGCTCTCCATCCAATccatttttattagatttttatatattttgataattattttaagatatatataatacaattttgtaatttatttatgaaacttttattttgtaataaataatatattttaaataatttataattataatttattcaaatgGGACCGAAGCGTAATAAAAATAGTGGTCATCTAAAGCAACCAAACTTTACAatggaataaaaaataaatattataagataGGACCATATTGGGCAAGATAACGGCACTTTCAAACGTAAGTGTAGATTTGGAGAAATGATAAAGATAGAATTGACTATATGCAAATTTGTGTATGTATACAAAGGGGCccattaaacaaataaataaactatCAAATGTTGGTGGAGAAGAGAGATAAGGACAGGGGACACGTCAAAGGGAGGTATATGATACTTGGAGTGCAGCTGAGGTATCCACCTGGCACATGTACATGCACACTTTGATTTGTAagtatatacaaataataatttataagatatattctagaaaaattcattaaaaccatcataaaatattgaaatattatatattttgacagaaaaaaatattttgtctaaatatacaatattttttatttacattacttgaatgattttcaatattcatCGGTACACACATATCTTTTTATGATTTTCAATAAATCTATTGACTTTTATAACTTAATtatcataatttaattatttattataagaaaaattattcaatattaatttattttaacacaTATCATCCCATATCACCTAGTcaagttaaaaatataaaagcatatagtatatttttttgagAGGGCTctgttttttatataatattttatgttgtataaaaatatgtgtGAACATTCCATGAGAAAACTACAGTACTAGTATAAAGAGTATATGCAAATCTCTCTCTTTCACATCTCTCACTATCTCTCTCCTTTTGTTTAtgttctctctcctctctcctgtGTCTCCACAAGAACAAAACCCTAAAAGAAGTGTGTACTAACCCAAGTaagctctctctctcccctctctctctctcataaaAATCTAAGCTTTATTCTCATATATCTACTATTTATTCGCTTGTACGGTCTTTCAAGtcatttctatatatattattcagctcattcttttttatcatttcttgtttgtgcctttcttgaaaaaactcaatctttGCTTTGATTACTTTAGATCTGATATTTGCATGTTATATGCATTTTGATTTGATGGGGATTGGGGGTGTGTATTTGGGTAATTTTTGTCAAGATTGTTAATTGATTTGAATTACCATTTGAGATCTAGATTTGGATCCTAAAGTTAAGATCTTTTTGTTTAATGAAGATTTTGTAATGCTGAAATTTGGAATGACCAAATTCACTTCTCAGCCCTTGTGAGTTTAATTGGGTATTTGATTATGTAATTTGTTAGATTTGAACCTAAAGTTTTGATCTTTTCTATAAATTGACTGTATAATGCTGCAAATTGGAATTACAGCCTTCATTTGTGTTTACACTTGTGGGGTCTGTTGTGTTCTATCAGCCATTGTTAATTATTGGGTATTTGGGAATTTAaaatttcggtttggtttttggAGAAAAAAGGTAGATTTGGAAcataaagttttgatttttttgaaaatgaaccaTGTATAATGCTGCAAATTTGGATTATAGCATTTGTTTGTTTGTAATTTGTGAACTAATGGGTACTCTGAAACTCGATAATTTGTTTAATATCTtgagaaaattattattgatcAGAACTTAAAAGAGGTAGATTACAGGCTGCACCTTTCAATATTATGTTGGAATTAGGGTCTGTAATGGTTAAGTACTTGAGTTTTGATTTTACAGTTGGAAGATTATGTGTGGGGATAACCATATAATAACATAGGAGGTTGTGAAATGgaagaatatatatgatatatctatTGTTGATTGCCTTCTATTTgtagattgaaaggatgaatgATGGAGGATTAAATTCGCGCAATTGGAATTTCTACGAACAACATTATAATAGACCTGGAAATCTTAATCTGCACCTTTTCCCATCATTTGAAAGACGCATCTCGGGACCTTTTCTTGGCCGAGAAAATGCAATTGTGATGAACCAGAATGGTGGGCAGCTTTGCCCGTTTGTGCCTGAATCTCCTCTGCATGTGGACCCTACAAAGGACGCTGTGGCTAGGGATAAATTTGTTCAGCAGATGATTTCAGCGAATTCTAGTTTCGCAGGATATCACGAGCATCCTGCAGCTCATTCAATGCATATGTTGCAGCAGCAGCTACAACAACCACCACAACAGCACGAATTTCCCAAGGATGTGAGGGTTGCCGTGGATACCAGTGTGAAGAAAGAAGACGGTGCCCCTGTGAAGAAAAGGCAAAGTCTTGCTGCACCGAAACCTCCAAAAGCAAAGAAGCCAAAGAGATGCCAAACCATTCAGAAGGAAAATGGCACTTCTTCTGGTCACCGTGCGAAAGCTGCAAGGAAGAATATGGATGTGGTCATAAACGGGATAAATATGGACTTCTCCAGTATTCCTATACCAGTTTGCTCATGTACTGGTACTCCTCAACAATGTTATCGTTGGGGCTGTGGTGGTTGGCAATCTGCTTGTTGCACCACAACAATATCCATGTATCCTTTGCCAATGAGTACAAAACGAAGGGGAGCCAGAATTGCAGGGCGGAAGATGAGTCAGGGTGCGTTTAAGAAGGTGCTGGAGAAACTGGCCTCTGAGAATTTCAATTTCGCTGATGCAATTGATTTGAGGTATCATTGGGCAAGGCATGGTACTAACAAGTTTGTTACAATCAGGTGAATTTTCTCTGTGTGGCACTGGATCGCCATTTCACATGTAATCCTGTTGCTGAAGTTAGAAGATCGTAGTTCATGAGTTGGTCGTTGCAACCATGATTTTATAATCCTTAGATATCCTAGTTCCTAAAATTTGTTTGGTTGTTTCATGTTTTATGTTAAGAAGGCAGTTTATTGCCACCAGATCGTAGAATTATTGTTGACTTCCGTACTTGGTTATTTTGAGACTAGGTTTTTGTTTTAACTGTGATCATTCCGTACATACTTGGTTCAGCGCTTACCTATTATGTTATTTTCTTGCTTCTTTCTATGTTTGGTTCTATAGTTATCCATTTCATTGTGGCCCTCAGTTATATCTGAGGACTTTGGTACTTACTCGACTGAACTAGTGTTATTCCTACAGTTTGATGCTAGTAAAGTATCCATTGTTCGATACTAATATAGCATCTGTTGTTTTTCACAGATGAGCGCTTCCATATACAAATCCCTTTTTTACTCTGTTCTGTAGGAGTCATTTTTTTCTGAATCACCATTATATCTACATTTACTTGTTTCCATAAATACAAGATATGGAGTTATCTCTTGAATTTCTTAGAGTATCTAGCTAATATGCTAAACAAGGTGCTAGGTGATTCTAATTACCAGTAATGGCTGCAAAACAAGCTACTGAGCAGTTTTCACCTTCTCATTTCCAGTAATGGCTTGAACACTGGTACTCGAGGCAAAACGAGGAGTCCGAGTAGCCGTTGCCAAAATAGTTTGATTTGCTGGTATTCTGCACAAGATGTACTCAGCTAACACTAGTTCATATTAGGAAACTATTATcctggttcaatctttggtttctCCGGTCATTGACCATATATCAGTTTTATTTGGTGGCATTGTTCTTCGCTTAGTAGTTGAGAAACTATAAATCTTGAAGTTGATAGCATATATTGCTCTGGAGACTGGAGATATTGGAATTCAAAAACATGTTACAAGGCTCATGTGGAAGGTGGAAGGAACTGTCTTGTGGATGCTTAATGAATTAATTGTTTCAGGGACTTTAAAGTACTCAGAAGGTGCTTTTCAAAAAGGAATGCAATCCAATTCTAACTTACGATTCTTGTAGTTCaggataatttattattgtgGATATTTTAATCAATGATTCTTGTAATTTCGAAGAATTAACTAACGATTCATGTAGTTTCGGAGAATTAACTAACTGATTCTCGTGGTTTCAGATAATTTGTGATTCCTGATATTCTAACTAACAATTTTTATGATTTCTAGAAATTTATGATTTTGGATAAGAGTGATTCTAGATATTCGATTTTTATGATTTCTAGGAATTTATGATTTTGGATAGGAGAACTGGGGACATGTGATTTCATTCTAACTAACGATTTTTGTGATTccgaaattttttttattctcgaAGATCCAGCTGCAACAGAACCTGGAACAGAGAACTTTTTGCAGCCCGagagtttcgtagaacagatacgcatttgtaaggctataagtcatatttgccaaaaaaaaacacaagtcTGATTTCTAGTAACTCCCTTCAAATATGTCATCTTCCGTGTCTTCCTCTATGGCTAAGAATaacatattttgatttgtttttttttttttgaataaacatattttgatttgtttgaaaCTTATAACCAGAACTCAAAAATTAATTCCATTCTatctatttttgtaattttaatttccGTTCGATTCTATACTATAATTTCTTACCTGCTTTGATTTCGGTCAGTGATTTTATATCCTTCATCATTTTAGTACAGGTGTAAGTGTCAGAAACGGTGTCATTGACTGTACTCGCACTGAATAAAAACTTCATTAATTCGTTCCGGTTTCATTACATTCAAGTGAACACAACGTTTGAACAATAAAGTATTCAATCACCAGCTACATTATAGTAACATCAACTATATGTGATAAACTAGATAGATTTTATATGAACAGAACTAAGATATGGAAGGTAAAGCTAATATATCTTGTTCACATCTGCTGCACAGAAATATACTTGGAATTGCTTCATTGTTGGGGATCTGAACACATCTTGTGTGCTGCCAAACCTCGCAAATGTCACACGATACCATTCGCTCTCCATCATCATCTTTAGCTCCACAAGCACAATCTACACAGTTTTTGTTCTGGTAACTCCCTTCAAATATGTTATCTTGGATCATATTTCGCCCTCTATGGCTAAGAATGCTGCCTTCGAACACGAGCTCACTGCCAGCTTTCACAGTCCTGAAGACCAGATCATCGGAGCGTTTTAGAACATTCAAGGCATTCATGTTGGTAATTGTTTGGACCGCGAAGTCTCTGAGTCCCCAGTAGATGTCTTTGAAGCATTTTTCGACTTCTAGAGTGAGGTCTTGGAATGTGGCATTGTTTCCTAGTGTAATGCATTCGTATGGTGCAGCCACCTTTTTTGGCTCAACTCCGGAAAGGCTTGTTAAGGCTATTGTGCAGTAGAGTTTGGATCGGTCTCCTAGCCCTGTGTCGAACTTGTAGGGGAGTTTCTTGAAGTATTCTTTGATGAGGTACTTGGAGTCGAGGATTATTCTTGAGGCTAGTGAAATTGTTGCAGTGATCCCGGAATTAGTACTTGAGTTTTGCTCTTTGAAGATGTGCTTGTATAAGTAAAACAAGTCCTTTGAGAGTTGAATCCTGGAAATCTTGTATCGAGCCTTAACTGATATTGAATCATCTGATGAGAATTCTTGATCTTGATGTGAGAAATTGACATTAGAAATGTCCTCCAAGCAATATTCCAGTACTTTTGTCACGGGATTCAGACATCTTCTGACCAGATAATTCCCTACTATATGGTTTCCCAGTGACTTCAACACGAAATCAAGTAGACCAGTGTCACCAATATAGGCTCGGGCAGAGTCCCGGACTTCTTGCCTGGATATCCATCGAAATTCAGCTCTTTTTAGGGAATCAATGATGACCCTGATAGCCATTTCTACGCGTTTGATTGACCATCTGCAATTCGTGTCCACTAAGATCCCCGGATTACAAGTATCAATGCTGCTTTCTTTAGAAAGCCGAGATTTGAGCTCTAGAATGAACCTAAATAGATCGCTTAGCGACTTCATGGAATGACCTGCAACTGTCTGATATTTTGAAACCATGATTGAGATCTCATGATTAGAATTATTGCTTGTAGCATGATGAGCAAGCACACATAGTGGTATGGTTTGAATGGCTTCAATAGCTTTTTGGTGCATTTGTTTTGTAACACCAAAGCTTCCTCGTCCAAATTCGTATCCCCATCGAGCAAACCATGGCTCACTGTAAGCTATTCCATAGAGCAATCTCAGATCCATTGTTGTCTTCTGTGAAGTGTCTTTTATACTCACTTTCCTACAAATTGTGATCACAACAAACTTGAAGCTTTCATACATTGCCTTGTTTCTTTGTTAATAATATTGCATTTCAAGTCCCGGAGAGTAGGCCTGTAATTCGAGctggctcgaactcgtttaataAGACCTGACCCTCCTCGAGGTCGTAAACGAGCCAACCTCGAACAAGATTTCATATTCGTTTAATTAAACTAGCCGGCTTGACTCGACTTCTggaattaaacgagccgagttcgggtttAGACTCGATTAAGAGTAAAATTTTACGAGTCGGTCGAACCGGCCCGACTCGACTCGTAAAATTAAACaagtcgagttcgggcagatATTTTGGCTCAATTaagttaaacgagccggctcgcccGACTCGATTAACCTCGCCCGGTTCGAACTCGACTCGCTCGGCCCGAATACAGCCAGAAACTCATGAGAGATATATAAGGCCAATAAATCATTACCTTGCTTGAAGAGCCGTGCATAAGCGATCCCAGAAGTCCATAACTTGGTAGCCAGGCAAATCAGAGCCCATCTCCAACCCATTGATACACAACAAATGCCCGAAGCCATTAGAATGGAAAACACCATGTAATATATGTCCTTGTAATTCCATTATTAAGCTCAACTTACCCTTCACTCTATCAGTTCCTGCACCAAAACTATTCATGTTGTTCCCTTCGTAACTCAAACATGCAGCCAATGTGTCCTTTGATGGCACCAAGAAGTGATACTTCTTGTTGCATATTATGTGCTCGCCCCACCCTACATACATGTAATACATTAGCGTATCTAGTATACAGTTGAAAGAGTCTTTCTAGCGTGTGCCCATTAACACACAATAACaactattttttgtttaggcgTCAGATTTTGATCAGTGGAGATTTTTGTCCATACAGAACGGAGATTTGAGCCAATAAAAAACCGTCACCTAATTAAAAAGTAGTTGTTATTATGTATCCATGAGCACACACTGAAAAACTGTACTTGAAACTACTTCTTGTTTAGGTAGCAGATTTTAATTGATGTAAATTTTTGTGCACAGAGAAAGGCTATCATTATTGATGAAATTGGAGTCAATAAAAATCTGTCACCTAATTGAAAAGCGGTTGTTAACAAATGTCCATGGACGCGCACCAGAAAAACTGTAGTTGAAATCATGCATGTGTTTATAGTGAGTGACTAAATTGAAGTATATACCAACATAAAGGCAGTGCTTGCAGTGTGTATTGAGTGAGAGTTCAACAGGTTCTTCAATAACAAAAAGCAAGATATGCGAAGGAGGATTCCTCTGCACTTGAAGCTGAAACGACCAACTAGCCATGCCACCCCATGAAACAGTCTCACTGTTTCCAAATTCCAACAAAGCTCTCACATTTTCTCGAAAACATCCATGGTTAAACTCCGCAGGACACCCTTGCTCCCCGAACGTCTTAAACTTGTACACTCTCTCCCCCGACCTCTTCCTCTTCTTGCACCCAATCGTCGCCTCCAAACCCGACATCACTCTCCCCAAAAGACCTTGTTTGTTTCTACTCAAGCCTGCATGCATTCAAGACACAAGAGATCACACATATTTATGTATGCTAACTCAAGACCATGATAGATTTGTCACACAGAAAGTACTTAGAGAGGcaagtaaaaatgaaaatttagagAAAAGTACTAAAGTGTAAGATATGTTTCATACTTGGTTGCTCTTGCTCACAATGTGCATGAGATGATATATGATAATGAAAAGGGTGCAAAATAGTGCAAATGAATCGGAGAGTTAATTAGGTGCATGCAATTGAGAAATGGGAAAGTAATAAAGTAATAGAAGCATGCTTCTCATCATGCTACAATTCACCATTTCATTTCCTGTGTATTCCGCCAAATTCTGTGGTCAGCCGGCTCACGTTGGGCTACCCCTGAAATTTAGTACTCTAGACATACATGATTTCTTGCCTAACTACTCTAGCTCAATAATCCCAACTCATTATCTGGTCATTAATTAGTTGGCTTGTTACTTAAGATAATTGTGTGACGTGTAAATGTGTGAGATATCTAGAAGTTCCAAAATGTAACGAAAGGGTTGGTTCAGCCGGTTAAAAAGAGGACTTGTATcgtcttggtcacaggttcgacttcCAAAAagagcagaatttgtgattatgcctcctggacgagaggtaaaaaaaaatttccaaaacgagaggtaaaaaaaaaaatccaaaatggGCTAAGTTCTGAATCTGTCACTCGATAAATCCACTGAAATGAAAAGTTAACTGTTTTTCATCAGTACTGCAACCACATTTCTGATTTCGAccgtattttttaaaataaatttataaatatgaatatttttataaatttctccAAAATTTAAGTGGTCCATGTCAAAGTtacatataatcaaatttaaccACTTTTGTGGTGACCGGTGAGTAGTATCCGTTGGAGAATAAATTcatgatttttataattaatcatatgTACAAATATACACGAGGTTGTCTAGAGTGTACGAACCTATAACAGAGGAGTTACAATATTTGGGGTTTATAATTTGATCTTGATCAAGGTTGCATGTACATGATGTATCAGATTTTATTAAACAATATTAATGGTTTGTGCCCGTTGGATCATGCAACTTTGCTCCACTTTTTTGCATGTTTGAAATGGCAGCAGcgtaaaaatcttaaaattataaCGGATCATTTTAAGTGGGATTACTCATTTGTTCTCAATCATTTATTCTATTCacgattatatattaaatattatacaaaaataaatttggtaaagaaaattaaaaaatatatcaagattGTTCATGAATTGTATTTGTTCACGGAGGATAGTTGAGCCGAAGTTTGTTTTAGTCGTTTTGTAAACAAATCCAGGGATCAAGTTCAAGTT is a window from the Daucus carota subsp. sativus chromosome 8, DH1 v3.0, whole genome shotgun sequence genome containing:
- the LOC108197416 gene encoding protein BASIC PENTACYSTEINE1; its protein translation is MNDGGLNSRNWNFYEQHYNRPGNLNLHLFPSFERRISGPFLGRENAIVMNQNGGQLCPFVPESPLHVDPTKDAVARDKFVQQMISANSSFAGYHEHPAAHSMHMLQQQLQQPPQQHEFPKDVRVAVDTSVKKEDGAPVKKRQSLAAPKPPKAKKPKRCQTIQKENGTSSGHRAKAARKNMDVVINGINMDFSSIPIPVCSCTGTPQQCYRWGCGGWQSACCTTTISMYPLPMSTKRRGARIAGRKMSQGAFKKVLEKLASENFNFADAIDLRYHWARHGTNKFVTIR
- the LOC108198825 gene encoding PHD finger protein MALE STERILITY 1 isoform X1: MHAGLSRNKQGLLGRVMSGLEATIGCKKRKRSGERVYKFKTFGEQGCPAEFNHGCFRENVRALLEFGNSETVSWGGMASWSFQLQVQRNPPSHILLFVIEEPVELSLNTHCKHCLYVGWGEHIICNKKYHFLVPSKDTLAACLSYEGNNMNSFGAGTDRVKGKLSLIMELQGHILHGVFHSNGFGHLLCINGLEMGSDLPGYQVMDFWDRLCTALQARKVSIKDTSQKTTMDLRLLYGIAYSEPWFARWGYEFGRGSFGVTKQMHQKAIEAIQTIPLCVLAHHATSNNSNHEISIMVSKYQTVAGHSMKSLSDLFRFILELKSRLSKESSIDTCNPGILVDTNCRWSIKRVEMAIRVIIDSLKRAEFRWISRQEVRDSARAYIGDTGLLDFVLKSLGNHIVGNYLVRRCLNPVTKVLEYCLEDISNVNFSHQDQEFSSDDSISVKARYKISRIQLSKDLFYLYKHIFKEQNSSTNSGITATISLASRIILDSKYLIKEYFKKLPYKFDTGLGDRSKLYCTIALTSLSGVEPKKVAAPYECITLGNNATFQDLTLEVEKCFKDIYWGLRDFAVQTITNMNALNVLKRSDDLVFRTVKAGSELVFEGSILSHRGRNMIQDNIFEGSYQNKNCVDCACGAKDDDGERMVSCDICEVWQHTRCVQIPNNEAIPSIFLCSRCEQDILALPSIS
- the LOC108198825 gene encoding PHD finger protein MALE STERILITY 1 isoform X2; this encodes MSGLEATIGCKKRKRSGERVYKFKTFGEQGCPAEFNHGCFRENVRALLEFGNSETVSWGGMASWSFQLQVQRNPPSHILLFVIEEPVELSLNTHCKHCLYVGWGEHIICNKKYHFLVPSKDTLAACLSYEGNNMNSFGAGTDRVKGKLSLIMELQGHILHGVFHSNGFGHLLCINGLEMGSDLPGYQVMDFWDRLCTALQARKVSIKDTSQKTTMDLRLLYGIAYSEPWFARWGYEFGRGSFGVTKQMHQKAIEAIQTIPLCVLAHHATSNNSNHEISIMVSKYQTVAGHSMKSLSDLFRFILELKSRLSKESSIDTCNPGILVDTNCRWSIKRVEMAIRVIIDSLKRAEFRWISRQEVRDSARAYIGDTGLLDFVLKSLGNHIVGNYLVRRCLNPVTKVLEYCLEDISNVNFSHQDQEFSSDDSISVKARYKISRIQLSKDLFYLYKHIFKEQNSSTNSGITATISLASRIILDSKYLIKEYFKKLPYKFDTGLGDRSKLYCTIALTSLSGVEPKKVAAPYECITLGNNATFQDLTLEVEKCFKDIYWGLRDFAVQTITNMNALNVLKRSDDLVFRTVKAGSELVFEGSILSHRGRNMIQDNIFEGSYQNKNCVDCACGAKDDDGERMVSCDICEVWQHTRCVQIPNNEAIPSIFLCSRCEQDILALPSIS